A window of Dickeya zeae NCPPB 2538 contains these coding sequences:
- a CDS encoding GMC family oxidoreductase, which produces MNLVTPHQAEETDYDVVIVGGGIAGALMAKTLTRAGKRCLILEAGSGDNLHYTGYREMLTHYRQRPDKSHQVSGVHNVNAPVPHDTALHPLLPDGYDDRGYLVQRGPLPFSSTYCRQLGGTSLHWLGNAMRMLPEDFELQSRYGVGLDWPLRYNDLEPWYRAAEYELGVSANVEEQAYGDIHFPPDYVYPMHGIPTAWGDRQLARRLTGMSIMEDGQPIPLSLRGTPSARNGVPHPAYDHGRGYHPRGAAGNPHLGLYCTGNSYCTPLCPTQARYNALKTLEDADATRLDVLTCSVAHKLLIDPATDAITGIQFRHYVHHETALHHLHTVSARRYVLAGNAIANAVLLLASGACKGNDLVGRHLMDHPILPVWGRADAPLWPMRGPLTTSGIEAMRGGSARVHRAAFRIELSNDGWRWPVNKLYDDVETLLQEPLCGPRLRSQIRERLSRQCSARCMVEQLPEYNNRVTIHPDYRDALGNYRPVIHYDLSLYTRAGVARASTVMRQVFRQIGVHDYSRYSPGEPGYFTCQGQPLAFTGAGHIAGTHCMGNSPHHSVVDRQQRSWTHKNLYLVGAGNMVSMGTAPPTLTLAALTLWAAHTILSELDRMCASTR; this is translated from the coding sequence ATGAACCTTGTCACACCCCATCAGGCAGAAGAGACTGATTACGATGTGGTGATTGTCGGCGGCGGCATTGCCGGGGCGCTGATGGCCAAGACCCTGACTCGCGCAGGCAAGCGTTGTCTGATACTGGAAGCGGGCTCGGGAGATAATCTGCACTACACCGGCTACCGGGAAATGCTGACGCACTATCGTCAGCGGCCAGATAAAAGCCATCAGGTATCTGGCGTACACAATGTCAACGCGCCGGTACCGCATGATACGGCGCTGCATCCGCTACTGCCGGATGGGTACGACGACCGTGGTTATCTGGTGCAACGTGGCCCGCTGCCATTCAGCTCTACCTATTGCCGCCAGCTCGGTGGCACCTCGCTACACTGGCTTGGCAATGCCATGCGCATGCTGCCAGAAGACTTCGAGTTACAAAGCCGTTACGGCGTCGGGTTGGACTGGCCGCTGCGTTATAACGACCTGGAGCCCTGGTATCGGGCTGCCGAGTATGAGTTGGGGGTGTCGGCCAATGTCGAAGAACAAGCGTATGGTGATATTCATTTTCCACCGGACTATGTTTATCCCATGCACGGGATACCTACCGCCTGGGGCGATCGGCAACTGGCCCGGCGTTTGACCGGCATGAGTATCATGGAGGACGGACAGCCTATCCCTCTGTCGCTGCGTGGTACCCCATCAGCCCGTAACGGTGTACCGCATCCTGCTTATGACCATGGGCGCGGCTATCACCCGCGTGGGGCGGCCGGTAACCCGCACCTTGGCCTGTATTGCACCGGTAATAGCTATTGCACGCCGCTCTGTCCGACACAGGCCCGTTATAATGCGCTGAAAACACTGGAAGACGCCGATGCTACACGGCTGGATGTGCTCACTTGCAGTGTGGCGCATAAGCTACTGATAGACCCCGCTACCGACGCCATCACCGGTATCCAGTTTCGTCATTACGTCCATCATGAAACGGCACTACATCACCTGCATACCGTCAGCGCCCGACGCTATGTCCTGGCTGGCAACGCGATTGCTAACGCGGTTCTGCTGCTGGCGTCCGGTGCCTGTAAAGGCAATGATCTGGTCGGCCGCCACCTGATGGATCATCCCATCCTGCCGGTCTGGGGTCGGGCGGATGCACCGCTCTGGCCGATGCGTGGCCCACTGACCACCTCAGGCATTGAAGCGATGCGAGGCGGCAGCGCCCGTGTACACCGGGCAGCGTTCCGTATCGAGCTGAGCAATGACGGCTGGCGCTGGCCGGTTAACAAACTGTATGACGATGTTGAGACGTTACTGCAAGAACCCCTGTGTGGCCCCCGCTTACGCAGTCAGATTCGTGAGCGGCTGTCCCGCCAATGCAGCGCGCGTTGCATGGTGGAACAGTTACCAGAGTACAATAACCGGGTGACGATCCATCCGGATTACCGCGATGCGCTGGGTAATTACCGCCCGGTGATTCATTACGATCTGTCACTGTATACCCGCGCCGGTGTTGCGCGCGCCAGCACGGTTATGCGGCAGGTTTTCCGACAGATAGGTGTGCATGACTACAGCCGTTATTCACCCGGTGAACCCGGTTATTTTACCTGTCAGGGCCAACCGCTGGCGTTTACCGGTGCCGGGCACATCGCAGGGACCCACTGCATGGGAAACTCTCCGCACCACTCGGTGGTGGATCGCCAACAGCGTAGTTGGACTCATAAGAATCTCTATCTGGTAGGCGCCGGAAATATGGTTAGCATGGGAACGGCACCACCGACTCTGACACTGGCAGCACTGACGTTATGGGCAGCGCACACAATTCTTTCCGAACTGGACAGAATGTGTGCCAGCACACGTTAA